CCTTTCTCATGGGATTTTCAGGAATAGCCGGATCTACCGGACTATATACAGGTTCTCATTGGACACTTGCTGACAGAGATTATTTTCTTGACCTCTTTGAATGGTTAACAGGTGCCAGAGTATATCATATGTATATTATTCCCGGCGGTGTCAGAAGAGATATTCCCGAAGGTTGGATTGAAAAACTTAAAGAAACAATTAACTATCTTGAAAAACGTTTATATGAAATTGATAAATTGATCTATAACAATCCAATCATAATTAAGAGGTTAAAGGGGCTTGCCCCCATTACACAGGAAGATGCCATAAAATATGGCATTACAGGACCAAACCTAAGAGCAACAGGGATAAAATACGATACAAGAAAAGCAGTTCCTTATGCAGCATACAAATATCTCGATTTTGATATTCCTACTCAAATAGAAGGTGACGGCCTTGCAAGGGCAATACAGCGAAGAGAAGAATTCGAAATCAGTATCGATTTGATCAGACAAGCAATTAAAAAAATGCCGGAAACAGGGAAAGTTAGGCTGGATATGCCCAGCCCGTTAAAGTTCAAAGTTCCCAAAGGCGAAGTATATGTCAAAGTAGAGTCCGCACGTGGAGAGCATGGTTACTACATCGTCTCAGATGGCGGGACAAAACCTTACAGAATGGCAGTAAGAGGTGGTTCATACACGGCTGGTCTTGTATATGCACAAAAAGCACTTGTTGATATGCGTATAGAAGATGTGGCTTTATGGATGGCAACTATGGACGTTTGTGCTCCCGATTTTGACAGGTAGGAGAAAATTATGAATTATAAAGATAAAAGCGTATTTGCTCCGTTAAGTGCATTAAAATATCTCTTTCACGATCCGATTACAATCCGTTTTCCAAAAGAAGATAAGGATGTCTATCCGGATGGTAAAATAGGGGTTTCCCCCCAGTACAGAGGCATGCACACAAACGATCTGGAAAAATGCATCGGTTGCGGATCATGCTCTGAAATTTGTCCCACTGATGCAATAAGGATGGTTGATTCTGTAGATGTTGAGGAAAAAGAGGGCTCAACCAAAGAGAGGCCCGTAATAGATTACGGTAGATGCTGCTTCTGCGGTTTTTGTGTTGATGTGTGCACAACAGGCTCCCTCAATATGACAAGAGATTACATTCATGACTACATAACACCGCCAGATGCACAGAATGATAAAATGGCAGAACTTATTTCAAATGAATTTATTAGAAGGCCGGATACACAACATTCTAATAATCTCGGATGGACCACTTCCGACGAATGGTCATGGCTTGAATTGAATCGTATTGAAATGCATGCTCTTAGTGCTGAGGAGAGGGTTGACTCATTTGTTGAAATAGTTCGCGGCTACTCAAAAAAAGAAGCCATGAAAGAAGCTCAGCGCTGCGTTGCCTGCGGGCTATGTCAGGACGCATGCCCTATTCATATGGATATTCCTGAATACATCGCTGCAATATGGGAAGACGATGTAAAAGAATCAGTAAGGCAAATATACAACACCAATCCGTTAGCAGAAGTATGTGGACGTGTTTGTACACATAAATGCGAAACAGCTTGCTCAATCGGGCATAGAGGAGATCCGGTTGCAATTAGATGGCTAAAGAGATACGCAGTTGACAATCTCCCGCTTAATCAATACAAAGATGTAATAATTCATGAAGCAATAAAATCTTACAATAAAAAAATAGCAGTTGTCGGCGGAGGCCCTGCCGGACTCTCTGCTGCATATTTTCTCTCTGTTATGGGATACAAAATTACAATTTTTGAAGCCAAGGCAAAAATAGGCGGAGTAATGAGATACGGCATTCCCGCATACAGACTTCCGGATGAGGCTCTTGATAAAGATATAGATTTTATTAAATCTTTGGGTGTTGAAATTAAACCTCACACCGAAATTGGTAAAGATGTTAAATTTACAGACTTAAATAAAAATTATGATGCAGTACTTATTGCCACAGGCTTTAATAAAGGCAGAAGCACAAGAGTACCAGGGAGCGATTCAAAAGAGGTAATTCAGGGCATGGATTTCCTTGAGAAAGTAAGGGATTTCGTGCGAGGGGAGATTAAGCTCGAAGATGTTCCTTTAACTGACAACATTATTGTCATAGGCGGCGGTAATGTTGCATTTGATGTTTCAAGAAGCGCAGCAAGACTGCAGAAAAGAAAATACGGTAAAGTTAATGTAACACAAACAAGTCTTGAAACTATGGATATTATGCCGGCTGATCTGGAAGAAATTGAAGAATCACAGGAAGAGGGAGTTAAACTCATTCCAGGCCAGGGCCCAAAAGAAATTATTATTGAAAACGGGAAAGTAAAATCACTCAACCTCGTAAAATGCGAAAGCGTTTTTGATGATGACGGCAGGTTCAATCCTAAGTTTGATTTTGACACAAAATTAGTATGTGAAGCTACTCTTATTATCGAAGCAATAGGTCAGAGCCCTGATTACTCTTACATTCCTGAAGAATTCCAAAACAAAATGAAGTTTAAGAGAGGAAAAATTGAGTGTGGTGCATACGGAGAAACTGCTATTGATTGGTTATTTGTAGGCGGGGACATTAAGAACGGGCCGGACATTGTGCACGGAATTGCTGACGGCCATAATGCTGCAAAAGGAATTGATGAATACTTAAGAAAAAAGAGTAAGTAGCCTTATTGAGGCCAAAATTGTTAGGAGGGAGTGAAAAATGAAGCTAACGGAACTTTTAAAGAAAAAACAAAACACTGAAGTTTATAAGATAAATATGAATAAGACTGTTAGAGATGCTGTTGAAATGTTCAATAAGTTAAGAATAGGTTCATTAGTTGTTGAAGATGACAATTCAAAACTTCAAGGGATTGTTACAGAAAGAGACGTTCTTTACAAGTGTGACAGTTATGATGGTAATCCGAAAGATATGAAAATTTCTGATATTATGACTCCCAAAGAAGAGCTTTTTATTGCTACTAAAGACGAACGATTAAATTATGCAATGAGAGTCATGACGAATAAAAGGGTTAGGCATTTACCTGTAATAGACGAAGATCAATTGCTTGGTATTTTATCAATTGGAGACATCCTTAAGGAGGTTCTTGAGGAATCTGAGGCAGAAGTAAAAGTTCTCAGGGAGTACATTAAGAATCCATATGGAATAAATATTTAACTTTTTTAGATAGTTATAAGTTAATTAGAAGGCAGAGCTGCAAAAGGAATAGACAGATTTTTAAATAAAGACAAGTAATTAAAGTTTCTTACGATAACAAACTAAATCCGCAGAGGCAACATATGCTTCTGCGGATTTCTTTGTTGTAGATGACAGATAGGTAGTCTGATTCCATTCCCTGCAGCATGTAAGTTTGAATAATATTCTTGCTCCAATTGTTAATTTTTTGTAAATTAATACAATGGAAGAAATTAAAGAAAAAATTGAGAAATCTTTATTTCATGTATTGAGGCCCGGCAGGTACTGGGGAAATGAAATCAACGCAGTTTATAAAGATGCTGACAAAGTTGATGTCAGTTTTGTGCTGGCATTTCCCGACCTGTATGAAATAGGCATGTCTCATATCGGATTTTCGATTTTATATCATATTCTTAATAGGGAAGAGTGGATAAGCTGTGAAAGGGTTTATTCTCCCTGGACAGATATGGAAGAAGAATTGTTAAAAAAAAGCATTCCTCTATTTTCTCTTGAATCAAAGAAACCGGTAAAAGATTTTGATGTTCTTGGAATAACTCTTCAATATGAACTTCAATATACAAATGTTCTTAATATTTTAAGCCTTGCAG
This DNA window, taken from bacterium, encodes the following:
- a CDS encoding NADH-quinone oxidoreductase subunit D, which codes for GPNHPGMNGNFSYILTVEGHTIKRVDPDPGQLHRGFEKLVENRLWMQNISLIPRICVPEPDINELVYSRCIEKLMGVEIPERAKYIRTIVLEMARINAFLMGFSGIAGSTGLYTGSHWTLADRDYFLDLFEWLTGARVYHMYIIPGGVRRDIPEGWIEKLKETINYLEKRLYEIDKLIYNNPIIIKRLKGLAPITQEDAIKYGITGPNLRATGIKYDTRKAVPYAAYKYLDFDIPTQIEGDGLARAIQRREEFEISIDLIRQAIKKMPETGKVRLDMPSPLKFKVPKGEVYVKVESARGEHGYYIVSDGGTKPYRMAVRGGSYTAGLVYAQKALVDMRIEDVALWMATMDVCAPDFDR
- a CDS encoding CBS domain-containing protein, whose protein sequence is MKLTELLKKKQNTEVYKINMNKTVRDAVEMFNKLRIGSLVVEDDNSKLQGIVTERDVLYKCDSYDGNPKDMKISDIMTPKEELFIATKDERLNYAMRVMTNKRVRHLPVIDEDQLLGILSIGDILKEVLEESEAEVKVLREYIKNPYGINI
- a CDS encoding FAD-dependent oxidoreductase, which encodes MNYKDKSVFAPLSALKYLFHDPITIRFPKEDKDVYPDGKIGVSPQYRGMHTNDLEKCIGCGSCSEICPTDAIRMVDSVDVEEKEGSTKERPVIDYGRCCFCGFCVDVCTTGSLNMTRDYIHDYITPPDAQNDKMAELISNEFIRRPDTQHSNNLGWTTSDEWSWLELNRIEMHALSAEERVDSFVEIVRGYSKKEAMKEAQRCVACGLCQDACPIHMDIPEYIAAIWEDDVKESVRQIYNTNPLAEVCGRVCTHKCETACSIGHRGDPVAIRWLKRYAVDNLPLNQYKDVIIHEAIKSYNKKIAVVGGGPAGLSAAYFLSVMGYKITIFEAKAKIGGVMRYGIPAYRLPDEALDKDIDFIKSLGVEIKPHTEIGKDVKFTDLNKNYDAVLIATGFNKGRSTRVPGSDSKEVIQGMDFLEKVRDFVRGEIKLEDVPLTDNIIVIGGGNVAFDVSRSAARLQKRKYGKVNVTQTSLETMDIMPADLEEIEESQEEGVKLIPGQGPKEIIIENGKVKSLNLVKCESVFDDDGRFNPKFDFDTKLVCEATLIIEAIGQSPDYSYIPEEFQNKMKFKRGKIECGAYGETAIDWLFVGGDIKNGPDIVHGIADGHNAAKGIDEYLRKKSK